From a region of the Synchiropus splendidus isolate RoL2022-P1 chromosome 12, RoL_Sspl_1.0, whole genome shotgun sequence genome:
- the allc gene encoding allantoicase isoform X1 produces the protein MAARSRAAAAAEPDFVQFNDLVCEAVGGKVLFATDEWFAPAANLLKRDAPKFCPSLFTEFGKWMDGWETRRKRIPGHDWCIIQLGVAGRIYGVDVDTSFFTGNHAPFFSLQAACLLDPPPALTLQGDRTGMAASDRQLAAAAELCSDEWPEIVGVSQLNPGYDNCCHNYFQVNFGRRVTHLRLNMYPDGGISRLHVYGVGEAISSLSASQDVDLVALTNGGLCLGFSDAHFGHPRNVIGPGQAVNMADGWETARRLDRPKVLKVDQRGILNVPGHEWAVFRLGHAGILRRVEVDTRHFKGNFPDACSLEVCALAPEEEPWTSAQWTTVLPPKKLRPHHNHVFILEATPSPVTHVRLNISPDGGISRLRVWGRPASMTMGSPEPPRSRL, from the exons ATGGCGGCGAGAAGTCgtgcggcggcggcagcggagCCGGACTTCGTCCAATTCAATGACCTGGTGTGTGAGGCGGTTGGTGGGAAG GTCCTGTTCGCTACAGATGAGTGGTTTGCTCCGGCAGCAAACCTGCTGAAG AGGGATGCGCCAAAGTTCTGTCCATCCCTCTTCACCGAGTTTGGGAAATGGATGGACGGGTGGGAAACCAGACGGAAAAGAATTCCAG GCCATGACTGGTGCATCATCCAGCTCGGTGTGGCGGGTCGGATCTACGGAGTGGACGTCGACACCTCTTTCTTCACGGGCAACCACGCgcccttcttctctcttcaggcaGCGTGTCTGCTGG ATCCTCCTCCAGCCCTCACCCTCCAGGGAGACCGCACCGGCATGGCGGCGTCCGACCGTCAGCTGGCCGCCGCTGCTGAG CTCTGCTCGGACGAGTGGCCAGAGATTGTGGGCGTCTCCCAGTTGAATCCAGGCTACGACAACTGCTGCCACAACTACTTCCAGGTGAACTTTGGCCGCAGAGTCACACATCTGCGCCTCAACATGTACCCAG ACGGAGGCATCTCTCGACTGCATGTTTACGGCGTCGGAGAGGCGATTTCTTCTCTCTCAGCCAGTCAGGACGTGGACTTGGTCGCTCTGACCAATGGAGGCTTGTGTTTAGGCTTCAgcgacgcccactttggtcatccACGCAATGTGATCG GTCCAGGTCAGGCAGTCAACATGGCAGATGGATGGGAAACCGCCCGCAGACTGGACAGACCCAAGGTTTTGAAG GTGGATCAGAGAGGGATCCTGAATGTTCCTGGCCATGAGTGGGCCGTGTTCCGCCTGGGCCACGCAGGCATCCTCAGACGGGTGGAGGTGGATACCCGTCACTTTAAAG GGAACTTCCCTGACGCATGCAGCCTGGAGGTGTGCGCTTTGGCCCCTGAGGAGGAGCCATGGACTTCTGCCCAGTGGACAACTGTCCTCCCACCGAAGAAG CTTCGTCCACATCACAATCACGTCTTCATCCTGGAGGCGACACCTTCACCTGTCACTCACGTTCGACTGAACATCTCACCCGATGGCGGAATCAGTCGGCTACGTGTTTGGGGTCGACCTGCTTCCATGACAATGGGCAGTCCGGAGCCGCCGCGGTCCAGACTGTGA
- the allc gene encoding allantoicase isoform X2 — MAARSRAAAAAEPDFVQFNDLVCEAVGGKVLFATDEWFAPAANLLKRDAPKFCPSLFTEFGKWMDGWETRRKRIPGHDWCIIQLGVAGRIYGVDVDTSFFTGNHAPFFSLQAACLLDPPPALTLQGDRTGMAASDRQLAAAAELCSDEWPEIVGVSQLNPGYDNCCHNYFQVNFGRRVTHLRLNMYPASQDVDLVALTNGGLCLGFSDAHFGHPRNVIGPGQAVNMADGWETARRLDRPKVLKVDQRGILNVPGHEWAVFRLGHAGILRRVEVDTRHFKGNFPDACSLEVCALAPEEEPWTSAQWTTVLPPKKLRPHHNHVFILEATPSPVTHVRLNISPDGGISRLRVWGRPASMTMGSPEPPRSRL, encoded by the exons ATGGCGGCGAGAAGTCgtgcggcggcggcagcggagCCGGACTTCGTCCAATTCAATGACCTGGTGTGTGAGGCGGTTGGTGGGAAG GTCCTGTTCGCTACAGATGAGTGGTTTGCTCCGGCAGCAAACCTGCTGAAG AGGGATGCGCCAAAGTTCTGTCCATCCCTCTTCACCGAGTTTGGGAAATGGATGGACGGGTGGGAAACCAGACGGAAAAGAATTCCAG GCCATGACTGGTGCATCATCCAGCTCGGTGTGGCGGGTCGGATCTACGGAGTGGACGTCGACACCTCTTTCTTCACGGGCAACCACGCgcccttcttctctcttcaggcaGCGTGTCTGCTGG ATCCTCCTCCAGCCCTCACCCTCCAGGGAGACCGCACCGGCATGGCGGCGTCCGACCGTCAGCTGGCCGCCGCTGCTGAG CTCTGCTCGGACGAGTGGCCAGAGATTGTGGGCGTCTCCCAGTTGAATCCAGGCTACGACAACTGCTGCCACAACTACTTCCAGGTGAACTTTGGCCGCAGAGTCACACATCTGCGCCTCAACATGTACCCAG CCAGTCAGGACGTGGACTTGGTCGCTCTGACCAATGGAGGCTTGTGTTTAGGCTTCAgcgacgcccactttggtcatccACGCAATGTGATCG GTCCAGGTCAGGCAGTCAACATGGCAGATGGATGGGAAACCGCCCGCAGACTGGACAGACCCAAGGTTTTGAAG GTGGATCAGAGAGGGATCCTGAATGTTCCTGGCCATGAGTGGGCCGTGTTCCGCCTGGGCCACGCAGGCATCCTCAGACGGGTGGAGGTGGATACCCGTCACTTTAAAG GGAACTTCCCTGACGCATGCAGCCTGGAGGTGTGCGCTTTGGCCCCTGAGGAGGAGCCATGGACTTCTGCCCAGTGGACAACTGTCCTCCCACCGAAGAAG CTTCGTCCACATCACAATCACGTCTTCATCCTGGAGGCGACACCTTCACCTGTCACTCACGTTCGACTGAACATCTCACCCGATGGCGGAATCAGTCGGCTACGTGTTTGGGGTCGACCTGCTTCCATGACAATGGGCAGTCCGGAGCCGCCGCGGTCCAGACTGTGA
- the LOC128768779 gene encoding kunitz-type protease inhibitor 1-like isoform X1 has protein sequence MNHLRLFSALLLLRLLRMPPRVRSEEDAACHLAFRSGQPDFVLDLQDAVNGGALLLSTAHASTPAACERACCADPRCNVALLEPRAAAAGLEGGGLSCLLFDCVRNNLFVCRFVNEAGYQSYIRTSVFDKHLEGPSGELSPPIANAGRDVVVRPGVTVTLNGIESLALGSAHITDYSWRLHSGNSSVDLQKTEHPDQIQVSGLQPGSYKFQLTVSDSNQRSGTALVSVLVLSPDMTSKYCLAPVKVGPCRAAFPRWHYDAARGACEQFVFGGCKQNHNNYLSEKECLLACSGVTGNPQTHMRARQPVLSPLNLLLVTASSGERSVSPSPEVCGAVCLPDQLSCHSNCCLDRSLECDGVQQCANGADEERCSQLNQTFTRLLKVNVNENKARCIEPPRTGPCRASFTRWYYDPLNTVCQRFTYGGCNQNDNNFEDEAKCQETCRGVTEHNVFARGMFERYEEPKGSDSGSIALAVVLAVTILALLAVLTYCFLKSRRERSRQPVAVGLARTSLSEQDNLVYNRTTKPV, from the exons ATGAATCATCTGCGCCTTttctctgcgctcctcctcctccgcctgttGCGGATGCCGCCGCGCGTCCGATCCGAGGAGGATGCCGCGTGTCACCTGGCGTTCCGAAGTGGCCAACCGGACTTTGTTTTGGACCTGCAGGACGCGGTGAACGGGGGAGCGCTCTTGCTCTCCACGGCGCATGCGTCCACCCCAGCGGCGTGTGAGCGCGCTTGCTGCGCAGACCCGCGGTGCAATGTGGCGCTGCTGGAACCGCGGGCCGCCGCCGCGGGGCTGGAGGGCGGCGGCCTCTCTTGCCTCCTGTTCGACTGCGTCCGCAACAACCTGTTTGTGTGCAGGTTTGTCAACGAGGCCGGATACCAGAGCTACATCCGGACCTCGGTGTTCGACAAGCACCTGGAGGGTCCCTCAG GTGAACTGTCACCGCCCATCGCCAACGCTGGCCGCGACGTGGTCGTCAGGCCAGGCGTCACCGTGACGCTGAACGGGATCGAGAGTCTGGCGCTGGGCAGCGCTCACATCACCGACTACAGTTGGCGACTCCACAGCGGCAACTCCTCTGTGGACCTGCAG AAGACGGAGCACCCCGACCAGATTCAGGTCTCCGGCCTTCAGCCTGGATCCTACAAGTTCCAGCTGACTGTCTCAGATTCCAACCAGCGGAGCGGCACCGCTCTGGTCAGTGTGCTGGTGCTGAGCCCGGACATGACGAGCA AGTACTGCCTGGCACCGGTGAAGGTGGGTCCGTGCCGCGCGGCCTTCCCTCGCTGGCACTACGACGCAGCCAGAGGAGCGTGCGAGCAGTTCGTGTTTGGCGGATGtaaacaaaatcacaacaactATCTCTCTGAGAAAGAGTGCTTGTTGGCGTGCAGCGGAGTGACAGGtaacccacaaacacacatgcgtGCGCGGCAGCCGGTCCTCTCACCCCTGAACCTTTTGCTTGTGACAGCCTCCTCGGGAGAGAGGAGCGTTTCCCCCAGCCCAG aggtcTGTGGGGCCGTGTGCCTTCCTGACCAACTGAGCTGTCACAGCAACTGCTGCCTGGACAGATCTCTGGAGTGTGACGGCGTCCAACAGTGTGCTAATGGAGCAGACGAAGAGCGATGCAGCCAGC TGAACCAGACCTTCACACGGCTCTTGAAAGTGAATGTAAATGAGAATAAAG cccGGTGTATCGAGCCTCCACGCACAGGTCCTTGCCGTGCCAGCTTCACCCGCTGGTACTACGACCCTCTCAACACCGTGTGTCAGCGCTTCACATACGGAGGCTGCAACCAAAACGACAACAACTTTGAGGATGAGGCGAAGTGTCAGGAAACCTGCCGCGGGGTCACAG AGCACAACGTGTTCGCCCGAGGAATGTTCGAGCGCTACGAGGAGCCGAAGGGGAGCGACTCGG GGTCCATCGCACTGGCGGTTGTTCTGGCTGTGACCATCCTGGCTCTGCTGGCAGTTCTCACCTACTGTTTCCTGAAGTCCAGACGAGAACGTTCCAGGCAGCCGGTGGCTGTGGGCCTGGCCCGCACCAGCCTGTCTGAGCAGGACAACCTGGTGTACAACCGGACCACCAAACCAGTGTGA
- the LOC128768779 gene encoding kunitz-type protease inhibitor 1-like isoform X2 yields the protein MNHLRLFSALLLLRLLRMPPRVRSEEDAACHLAFRSGQPDFVLDLQDAVNGGALLLSTAHASTPAACERACCADPRCNVALLEPRAAAAGLEGGGLSCLLFDCVRNNLFVCRFVNEAGYQSYIRTSVFDKHLEGPSGELSPPIANAGRDVVVRPGVTVTLNGIESLALGSAHITDYSWRLHSGNSSVDLQKTEHPDQIQVSGLQPGSYKFQLTVSDSNQRSGTALVSVLVLSPDMTSKYCLAPVKVGPCRAAFPRWHYDAARGACEQFVFGGCKQNHNNYLSEKECLLACSGVTASSGERSVSPSPEVCGAVCLPDQLSCHSNCCLDRSLECDGVQQCANGADEERCSQLNQTFTRLLKVNVNENKARCIEPPRTGPCRASFTRWYYDPLNTVCQRFTYGGCNQNDNNFEDEAKCQETCRGVTEHNVFARGMFERYEEPKGSDSGSIALAVVLAVTILALLAVLTYCFLKSRRERSRQPVAVGLARTSLSEQDNLVYNRTTKPV from the exons ATGAATCATCTGCGCCTTttctctgcgctcctcctcctccgcctgttGCGGATGCCGCCGCGCGTCCGATCCGAGGAGGATGCCGCGTGTCACCTGGCGTTCCGAAGTGGCCAACCGGACTTTGTTTTGGACCTGCAGGACGCGGTGAACGGGGGAGCGCTCTTGCTCTCCACGGCGCATGCGTCCACCCCAGCGGCGTGTGAGCGCGCTTGCTGCGCAGACCCGCGGTGCAATGTGGCGCTGCTGGAACCGCGGGCCGCCGCCGCGGGGCTGGAGGGCGGCGGCCTCTCTTGCCTCCTGTTCGACTGCGTCCGCAACAACCTGTTTGTGTGCAGGTTTGTCAACGAGGCCGGATACCAGAGCTACATCCGGACCTCGGTGTTCGACAAGCACCTGGAGGGTCCCTCAG GTGAACTGTCACCGCCCATCGCCAACGCTGGCCGCGACGTGGTCGTCAGGCCAGGCGTCACCGTGACGCTGAACGGGATCGAGAGTCTGGCGCTGGGCAGCGCTCACATCACCGACTACAGTTGGCGACTCCACAGCGGCAACTCCTCTGTGGACCTGCAG AAGACGGAGCACCCCGACCAGATTCAGGTCTCCGGCCTTCAGCCTGGATCCTACAAGTTCCAGCTGACTGTCTCAGATTCCAACCAGCGGAGCGGCACCGCTCTGGTCAGTGTGCTGGTGCTGAGCCCGGACATGACGAGCA AGTACTGCCTGGCACCGGTGAAGGTGGGTCCGTGCCGCGCGGCCTTCCCTCGCTGGCACTACGACGCAGCCAGAGGAGCGTGCGAGCAGTTCGTGTTTGGCGGATGtaaacaaaatcacaacaactATCTCTCTGAGAAAGAGTGCTTGTTGGCGTGCAGCGGAGTGACAG CCTCCTCGGGAGAGAGGAGCGTTTCCCCCAGCCCAG aggtcTGTGGGGCCGTGTGCCTTCCTGACCAACTGAGCTGTCACAGCAACTGCTGCCTGGACAGATCTCTGGAGTGTGACGGCGTCCAACAGTGTGCTAATGGAGCAGACGAAGAGCGATGCAGCCAGC TGAACCAGACCTTCACACGGCTCTTGAAAGTGAATGTAAATGAGAATAAAG cccGGTGTATCGAGCCTCCACGCACAGGTCCTTGCCGTGCCAGCTTCACCCGCTGGTACTACGACCCTCTCAACACCGTGTGTCAGCGCTTCACATACGGAGGCTGCAACCAAAACGACAACAACTTTGAGGATGAGGCGAAGTGTCAGGAAACCTGCCGCGGGGTCACAG AGCACAACGTGTTCGCCCGAGGAATGTTCGAGCGCTACGAGGAGCCGAAGGGGAGCGACTCGG GGTCCATCGCACTGGCGGTTGTTCTGGCTGTGACCATCCTGGCTCTGCTGGCAGTTCTCACCTACTGTTTCCTGAAGTCCAGACGAGAACGTTCCAGGCAGCCGGTGGCTGTGGGCCTGGCCCGCACCAGCCTGTCTGAGCAGGACAACCTGGTGTACAACCGGACCACCAAACCAGTGTGA